TCTTCTCGACGATCAGCCGGCGCGACCAGCTGCTCGAAAGATTGCGCACCAGCTGGGGATTGAGCTTGATCATATCGGGCGTGAAGCGTCCGAGCAGACCGAGGCCGTCGGCATGCGAATCGAAATCGTCGAACGACGTCATCATTCCCATGCGGCGATAGGCGGAGATGGTATCTGCCATGCGCGAACTGTCGAGCCGGTCAAGGCCGCTGAATTCGAAGATCAGCCGTTCGGGCGGCAGCCCGGTTTCCTTCGCCGCCTCCAGTGTTGCTTCGCTGTCCGCCATCGGATCGGAAATCACATCGGGCATGAAATTTATCGCAAGGCGCGCGCTGGTGGCGCCGATCCCGGCCTTTACGGCCTCGCGGATCGCAGTCACGCGGCATTTCTGATCGAAAGCATAGCGTTGTTCTGGCGTCACGGCGGCGAGAATCGCTTCGGCGCCTTCGCCCGTCGGACCGCGCACCAGCGCCTCATAGGCGAAGATGCCTCCGCCGACGACATCGACGATCGGCTGAAACGCCATCGCCAGATCAAAGTCCGGCGCATATGCCTGGGGGCAGATGGGCTCGGCCTGCAATGCGCAACTCCTTCGGCTTCTCATGATGCATTAATCATAGAGGGATTCGCGGAAGGGGAGTCGCCCCAGGCGCGGATTCATCCCTCGTCGCGCGGCTTCAGGCCGGGAGCGGCATTCTGAGCGGCTCGGCGGCGGGCACGGCGTGGCCAGCCGCACGGTGATGATGCTGCAGCCGGCGATGCGCGGCACCGATCTCGCGACGGACGAGCGCGGCATTGGCGCGGCGCGGGGTGACCGCGCGGCCAAGCCCGAAGGCGGGTTCGTCGCACAGCAGCGGCTGCGCGAAGCGCGCGCTCGCCGGGGCGATCCAGTCGCCCGCGACATGGCGGATACCGGCGGCGTGCAGCGCGGCAAGCTCGGCGGGGGTCTGGATCCCGGGCGCGACTACCGACACGCCGATCCGCGCCGCAAGGCGGACGACGCCGTCGAGGATGCCGCGGCGCGCCCCGCTCGTCTCGATGCGGCGGACCAGCGCGGGATCGAGCAGCACGAAGCGCGGCGTGACGCGAGCGAGCAGCCGAATGGCTTCGGGCGCGGCGGCGAACCCTTCGAGCGCGACGGCGATGCCGCGGCGTTCGCACCCCGCGACCAGCTGCGCGGCGCCCTCGTCGCCGGTATCGATCGCCACGATCAGCGCGTCGCTCGGCAGCTGATGGACCAGCGCGGCGCGGAACACGGCGTGGAGCAGTTTCTCTGGAGTATCGCCCCGCCCGGCGAGCGGCAGGAGCAGCGGGGCTTCGGCACCGGCGAGTCCCGCTGCGGCCGCCGCGTTCACCGCCGCTTCGGCGACATGCGCCTCGGTGATCGCGTTGCCGCCCGCGGGGCAGCGGAGCACCAGCCGATGCGCCGCCGGCTGGGCGGTTTCGGCGTCGACGATCGGCTGGAAGGCAAAGCAGGCGCGGTCGGTGTCGGGGCGCGAAGTCGAGTAAGCGTACATGGGCAACTCCTCCTGTTAACGCTTTGATAAGGGTTAACGGGAGCGATTCGGAACTACGGGCGGACTCCTATTGGGTTCTTCCGCATACGGGGAATCCCAGGGCCCGATTGCCCGCCGACGCGCTTTGTCGCGCGAATCCGTGCGTTGGTTGGCGCGGATCGCGGGACGTGAGGAAAGCGAGCGTTTCTCGGTTTCCGGCAAGGCCTGCGACGTTCCCGTTTCATTCCGTCGCGTGATGGCGGAGCGGTGGGCGATCGGGAGTCACTCTTCTCCGTCGGACAGCGCGAACGGGGTGATATGGCCGTCGCGAATCAGCCATGTGCGGGAGTTTTCGGTGGTGGCGACGACGAGCGGCATGCCGCTCGCCAGCGCGGTGAAGACGTGAATCTCGGTCGGCGTGGGATCGAGCAGATGCGTGACCCCCATCATCCCCGACGCGCGCTGGACTTCGGATTGCGGCGCTTCGAGCGTGAGGCAGCTGTTGGCGAAGCGGCGATACTCGGCAAGCGTGCCGTCCGGGGCGATGTCGAAGCGATAATGGCCGCCCGCGGCATAGCTGCGCGCCGAAGGCTGCGGCGTGAGCAGATAGACCGAAACCGGCGCGTCAGGCGTATCCGGCGGGAGCACGACGAAATTGGGGTTGTCGCGCGAGCACATCGACACGCGTTCAGCGATCGCGGCCTCCAGCGCCAGATCGCGCGCCGCGATCATCCCCAGCAATCGCGGCGAAAGGCTGCGGTCCTCGTTGTCAGAATAGACATGGCTGGAAACCAGCCGGGCCCCCTCGAACCGGGCGCTATAAACCGCGCGTGGCGTTTCTGTGTCGCGATCGTAAAAGAACAGTCGGGGCGCCGCGACCGGCCCCTCGACGACATAGCCGCCGATGCGCGAGCCATAGTCGGGGACTTTTTCGACCATGTCGTCGGTGCCGTGCCAGGCGGCCTGATCATAGGCGTAGATCAGATGCCCGCGCCGCTCGGCGTCGGCGATCGCGGCCTGTTCGTCCACGGAAACCGTCTGCTGCGCCGATGCCGGCGGCATGGCGACCGGCGTGGCGGCTAGCGCCGCCAGCAACAACAGCAATTTGCGCATCGATCAGCCCCGTCGCGATCCTGTGTCGCGCGGGAGCGTACAGGGCGTTGGCGGTTGCGCCAACGCCCCGTTGCGCGATCAGGCGATCGCCGCCTTGAGGTCCTCGACCAGATCGGTGCGTTCCCAGGGGAAATAATCGCCCTCGGCGGTGCGGCCGAAATGGCCATAGGCGGCCGTCGCGGCATAGATCGGCTTGTTGAGGCCGAGATGCGTGCGGATCGCGCGCGGCGTGAGGCCGCCCAGCTTTTCGATCTTGCCGATCGCTTCCTCGATCTTCTCGTCGGTCACGCCGTCGGCGCAGGTGCCGTGCGTGTCGACATAGAGCGACAGCGGCTTCGACACGCCGATCGCATAGGCGAGCTGGATCGTGCAGCGCTTGGCGAGCTTGGCCGCGACGATGTTCTTGGCGAGATAGCGGGTGATGTACGCCGCCGAACGGTCGACCTTGGTCGGGTCCTTGCCGCTGAACGCGCCGCCGCCGTGCGGCGCCGCGCCGCCATAGGTGTCGACGATGATCTTGCGGCCGGTAAGGCCTGCGTCGCCGTCCGGTCCGCCGATTTCGAAGCTGCCGGTGGGGTTGAGGTGATATTCGGTCTTGTCCGAAAGCAGCTCGGCCGGGATCACGTCGCCGATCACCTTTTTCACATAGGCCTTGAGCTCGGCTTCCTTCTCGCCCTTGTCATAGCCCGGGGCGTGCTGGGTCGAGACGACGACGGCGGTGCAGGCGACCGGCTTGCCGTCCTTGTAGCGCAACGTCACCTGGCTCTTGGCGTCGGGCTCGAGGAACGGCGCGGCGCCCGAATGGCGGTCGGCGGCCATGCGCTGCAGGATGTTGTGGCTGTAATAGAGCGTGGCGGGCATGAGGTCCGGCGTATCGTCGATCGCATAGCCGAACATGATGCCCTGGTCGCCCGCGCCTTCATCCTTGTTGCCCGCGGCATCGACGCCCTGGGCAATGTGCGCCGACTGGCCGTGGAGATGGTTTTCGAAGGTCAGCGTTTCCCAGTGAAAGCCTTCCTGCTCATAGCCGATTTTCTTGACCGTCTCGCGGACCGTCTTTTCGATCTCGTCGAGCGCGCCCGGCGCCCATTCGCCGTTTTCATAAACGCCCTTGCAGCGGATTTCGCCGGCAAGCGCCACGAGCTGAGTCGTGGTCAGCGTTTCGCAGGCGATGCGGGCTTCGGGATCCTTCGACAGGAACAGATCGACGATGGCGTCGGAAATCTGGTCGGAGACCTTGTCGGGATGGCCTTCGGACACCGATTCGGACGTGAAGATGAATTCGGAACGCATGGATTTCCTCTGGCTGTGAGAGCGGCGGGTTGGCCCCGGTTCGCGATATAAAGAATTTGTTATATGAGCCTCTAACGCCCCAGCCGCCGCATGGCAATGGCTGTCGCCGCCATCAGTGCGGCGATGAGGAAGGCCATGACGTTGCCCAGCCGCGAAAACAGCGTCGGCGCGTGCGGTGCGGGCATATCGGTGACGATCGTGCCTGGTTCGCCCTGCGGAATCGCCACGCGGACGGCGCCGTTCGCATCGATCACAGCCGAAATCCCCGTCGGAGTGGCGCGCAGGATCGGCAGCCCTTCCTCGATCGCGCGCAGCCGCGCCTGCGCCAGATGCTGCGGCGGGCCCCAGCTTCCGAACCAGGCGTCGTTAGAGGGATTGAAGATCACGTCCGGCCGGTTTTCAGGATCAACCACCTGACCGGAAAAGATGATTTCGTAACAGACCTGCGCGCCGATATCGCCGAAGCCGGGGACGTCCAGCGTCTCCGGGCCGGGGCCGGGCAGGAAATCGATTTCGCCCATCACCAGTCGGGCAAGGCCGAGCGGCTCGAGCAGCCCGCGCATCGGCAGATATTCGCCATAGGGGACCAGATGCGCCTTGTCGTAGCGGCCGTGGAGCTTGCCGTCGGAGCGCACGACGAACACCGAATTGGCGGCGCCTGACGCGTGATAGCCGTCTTCGGCGAAGAACAGCGCATTGCCGCTGACCAGCGCAGCATCGTTCGGGCCGAGCTGCGCGGCGATGCGGCGGCGGACCATTTCGGACGTACCCTGCCAATACCAGTCGGCGGGATAGCCCGGCTCGATATAGTAATTGACCATGCCTTCGGGCCAGACGATCAGTCGCGGCGCATCGCCCGGCTGGCCGGTCAGCCGGAGCAGTGTCGAAAAGACGCGTTCGGGATAATCGGGATCGCTGACGCCTTCCTGCCCGATATTCGGCTGCACGACGACGACCTGTGGTGCCCCGGGCGGCGGAGTGTCATTTGGACGCGTGTTCACGATCTCGGTACTCGAAACCGTGCCGATCAGGCCCAGCAGCGGCAGCAC
This genomic interval from Sphingosinithalassobacter tenebrarum contains the following:
- a CDS encoding EAL domain-containing protein, with the translated sequence MQAEPICPQAYAPDFDLAMAFQPIVDVVGGGIFAYEALVRGPTGEGAEAILAAVTPEQRYAFDQKCRVTAIREAVKAGIGATSARLAINFMPDVISDPMADSEATLEAAKETGLPPERLIFEFSGLDRLDSSRMADTISAYRRMGMMTSFDDFDSHADGLGLLGRFTPDMIKLNPQLVRNLSSSWSRRLIVEKIATVTHRLGIRLVAEGVENRSDSDKLRSLGIRYQQGYHIARPAVGRLPRPFSG
- a CDS encoding EAL domain-containing protein → MYAYSTSRPDTDRACFAFQPIVDAETAQPAAHRLVLRCPAGGNAITEAHVAEAAVNAAAAAGLAGAEAPLLLPLAGRGDTPEKLLHAVFRAALVHQLPSDALIVAIDTGDEGAAQLVAGCERRGIAVALEGFAAAPEAIRLLARVTPRFVLLDPALVRRIETSGARRGILDGVVRLAARIGVSVVAPGIQTPAELAALHAAGIRHVAGDWIAPASARFAQPLLCDEPAFGLGRAVTPRRANAALVRREIGAAHRRLQHHHRAAGHAVPAAEPLRMPLPA
- the metK gene encoding methionine adenosyltransferase, translated to MRSEFIFTSESVSEGHPDKVSDQISDAIVDLFLSKDPEARIACETLTTTQLVALAGEIRCKGVYENGEWAPGALDEIEKTVRETVKKIGYEQEGFHWETLTFENHLHGQSAHIAQGVDAAGNKDEGAGDQGIMFGYAIDDTPDLMPATLYYSHNILQRMAADRHSGAAPFLEPDAKSQVTLRYKDGKPVACTAVVVSTQHAPGYDKGEKEAELKAYVKKVIGDVIPAELLSDKTEYHLNPTGSFEIGGPDGDAGLTGRKIIVDTYGGAAPHGGGAFSGKDPTKVDRSAAYITRYLAKNIVAAKLAKRCTIQLAYAIGVSKPLSLYVDTHGTCADGVTDEKIEEAIGKIEKLGGLTPRAIRTHLGLNKPIYAATAAYGHFGRTAEGDYFPWERTDLVEDLKAAIA
- the lnt gene encoding apolipoprotein N-acyltransferase, coding for MLRRPLLLALVAGLVSPDGFAPLNLWPLLLASLALLLALVHRAPNLKRAMLIGWVFGVAHFTVGNNWIQHAFDFQDKMPPVLGYFAVVLLSLYLAIYPALAAGLAWKLGRHADETRPGPVYVLAFAAAWIVTEWLRAGLFTGYPWNPLAAAWLPVPVVPHAAALVGTYALSGLTVLFSGALLLAFHRRWVPAAATAVVLPLLGLIGTVSSTEIVNTRPNDTPPPGAPQVVVVQPNIGQEGVSDPDYPERVFSTLLRLTGQPGDAPRLIVWPEGMVNYYIEPGYPADWYWQGTSEMVRRRIAAQLGPNDAALVSGNALFFAEDGYHASGAANSVFVVRSDGKLHGRYDKAHLVPYGEYLPMRGLLEPLGLARLVMGEIDFLPGPGPETLDVPGFGDIGAQVCYEIIFSGQVVDPENRPDVIFNPSNDAWFGSWGPPQHLAQARLRAIEEGLPILRATPTGISAVIDANGAVRVAIPQGEPGTIVTDMPAPHAPTLFSRLGNVMAFLIAALMAATAIAMRRLGR